A genome region from Arachis duranensis cultivar V14167 chromosome 6, aradu.V14167.gnm2.J7QH, whole genome shotgun sequence includes the following:
- the LOC107494649 gene encoding light-regulated protein, chloroplastic, protein MQSALTFASPVVMPLAPSKSVSQVTTFPTKLASSLSSPHRVAAKVATVNYDTSTVDYSSMFSVFPAEACETVGGDACLAEMYPEARVQPEARNDKPQVASESVDREYLEYNDPKTVFLGEACDELGGMFCEHEYQKGVY, encoded by the exons ATGCAGAGTGCTTTAACCTTTGCTTCCCCTGTTGTTATGCCATTGGCACCTTCAAAGAGTGTCTCCCAAGTAACCACCTTCCCTACCAAATtagcttcctcactttcttcacCTCATAGGGTTGCAGCCAAAGTTGCAACCGTTAACTATGACACTTCAACAGTAGATTACAGCTCTATGTTCTC TGTGTTTCCGGCGGAAGCTTGCGAAACCGTCGGAGGGGACGCATGTTTGGCAGAGATGTATCCTGAAGCGAGGGTTCAGCCGGAGGCTCGGAACGACAAACCTCAAGTTGCTTCAGAAAGTGTTGATAGAGAGTATCTTGAATACAATGATCCCAAGAC GGTCTTTCTTGGAGAAGCTTGTGATGAACTCGGAGGAATGTTCTGTGAGCACGAGTATCAGAAGGGTGTCTACTAG